The Cytobacillus sp. NJ13 sequence ACTAAAACATTCAGCCGAACGGAGGAAATCTAAATGAAGCTTCAGGATAAAGTAGCGATTGTAACAGGTGCAGCATCAGGAATGGGAAAAGCGATTGCGGAGTTGTACGCAAAGGAAGGTGCAAGCGTCATTGCGGCTGACCTGAACCTGGAAGGGGCCGAGGCTGCGGCAAAGGAAATTACTGCGAATGGCGGAAAGGCCAAAGCTGTTCAGGTTAATGTTTCAAAACAAGAAGATATTGAAAGAATGATAGATCAAGCAGTACATGAATTTGGAACGCTGGATATTCTGGTGAATAACGCAGGAATTATGGACGGATTTGAACCTGTTGGTGACATCCAGGATGAACGATGGGATTTAATATTTGATATCAATACGAAAGGCGTCATGCGCGCCATGAGAAAAGCCATCCCGCTCTTTTTAGCAAAAGGGAAAGGGGTAATCATCAATACTGCTTCTACAGGCGGATTAAATGGTGCCCATGCAGGTGCTGCTTATGGGGCATCAAAGCATGCCGTAATAGGGCTTACGAAAAACACTGCCTATATGTACGCAAACAGCGGCATCCGCTGTAACGCCATTGCACCAGGCGGTGTGGAAACAAACATCGCTTCTTCAATGAAAAACCTGAATGAATTTGGATTCGGCCGTACGAAGGCTGTTCAGGGTGTTATGCCAAGAGTCGGAAAGCCGGAGGAAATTGCACAGGTTGCATTATTCCTGGCATCTGATGATTCCAGCTTTGTTAATGGATCCGTGATTGTTGCTGATGGCGGATGGACAGCAGCGTTCTAAGAAATAGCCTGATTTTTAAGTCATTAAATCATATTGATTTGATGGCTTTTTTTGTGGAAAGAATCACAAGGTTGGGCTAAAACCTGAAGACCTTGAGTAAGAAAACTTTAATGGTTTTTTATAAAAGATACATAAGGTGGAGTTGTCCGGGAGTATGATGAAGTAGGCATATACCCGGAAGGAGGCACTTTAGCATTATATTAGGATTACACATTCAGCAAAAATGTGACAGGAATGTCTGTTTTTGACGTTAAAATGTGCCATTGGATAGGCACTTTTTAACGATTTTCCAACAAATTGTACAAGACAGCTGTAAACGCTTTCATTATAATTAAAATAACAAAGTAGGAAAGGGGATGCGTTCAGGTGGAACTTTTAATGGAACAATGTGAACATGGCCAGCAGGAAGAACCTTGTGAAAAGTGTGCCCCTAATTTAGAAGGGGAAGAGGGGTACGATACCTCTGAGTATGACTATCATAAGAGACTGTGGTTCTAAGAAAAGCGGAAGCGCCTTGCCCACCCCCGTCTCGTGACCTCGAGGGGGGCAGGCGCTAAAGCTGGACAATTACAAACTATTGTATTTTAAAAAACACTTGGAGAAAGAATTTCCCAAGTGTTTTTCTATCTATAATTTCTTTCTCCTCATCCATTGCGTAGCTGCCCATTTATCACCGATGACAACAGGTGCTCCGCCATGAAGAGTCAGGTCGTTTAAGTTCTGATCATTATAAAAGTATTCGAAATACACTGCCATGCCTTTTTGTGGAGAAACGGAAATGTTAAGCTTTGGAAAATACGTTTCCCCGCCCTGTTCCACATCATTCAGGTACATGACAAGCGTGCTGATTCTCGGATTGCTTGCTGCTCTGCTGGTAGAAGAGAAGAAGTCAAAATGAGCTTTATATTCCTGGCCTATTTTATAATTAAGGATCTGAAGCCCTTCACCATGCTCAACTGGAATGTTCATGATTTGTGATACTCTTTTTTCGATTCTCGCGACAGTTTCATTTTCCCCTTCATGGAAAAAAGTACTGCTGCTGGTTCTTAATTCATCAGCTTCAAGGGAGTTGGCAACTTTTGAACGCTGCATGCGATCTTTTGATTGCTGAATCAGCTGGTCACATTCTTCATGGCTTAAAACATTCCCCAGAATCACGATCAATGGTTCTGCAAATCTGGCAATTATATGAATTTCCCGATCTTCTGTAATAATCTTATTTCCAACATGATCAAAAATCGTTTGTTCTTTATAAGATGCATCCATTTCCATGTAAATCAACCTCTTTTTATTTAGTTTTCTGAAAATTCAATATATTTAAAGGCTGCTTGAAGTATTCCTATTTGTGCGTTCCTTCCTCCTATACAAATGGATGTCTGTGTCAGTTTTTCAACTGGCTGAATATATTTTACACTCTGATATGAAGGAATTCTATCTTTTTTTTACTTGAAAACTATGAAAATAGAAAGAAGGCTTCTGCATTTTATTGATTTTCCGGAATATATTTCAATACATAAGCCAGTCTGAACAAAAGGAGATGGCCAGTGTATAGAAAAAGCGTTCAATACTATTTAAGCCAAAGACGAAAGGGTAATTTTTCCACCTTTAAAAATGGGCTGATTATCATATTCGGAGCAACACTTGTGGCTGTTTCCCTGCAATTATTCCTTGTGAAAAATTATGTTATTGATGGAGGCATTGTTGGATTGAGCATCATCCTTTCACATGTCTTTCATGTAGATGTAGGTGCCTTGATCCTGGTGTTAAATCTCCCCTTTTTAGTGGCAGGCTTTTTCTTTTTAGGGGGAAGATTTTTGGTGTTAAGCCTGTTTGCCAGTTCCGTGCTGGCAGGGGAGACATACATATTGGCCCCATTTGAGGAAGTGACTAACCATCCCCTGCTGATCATTATTCTGGGCGGCCTTTTGCTGGGTATGGGAGTGGGTCTCATTATTCGGTTTGGAGCCTGTCTGGATGGTACAGAAGTTTTGGCGATTTTATTCAGTGAGCGTTTGCCTTTAACTATCGGGCAATGCATCCTTTTAATGAATACCATTATCTTTGGCAGTTCTGTTTTTTTATTCGGCATCACAGAAGCCGCATACTCCCTTGCAACATTTTTTGTTGCTTATAAAACCATAGATACCATTATAATGAAGTCTTAAACATTTTCGAATAATTTGATGGGCCAGGTGCATCCTAAGTGGTAAAAAAGCTGAAGGAGATTACTTGTGAATCCATACGAAATTACCAGCATGATTATTGATGATGAATTTGATGGAGAAGAATATGTCACAACTGAATTTCTCCAGGAAAATAATACTTATAGCATAACATTTAAAAAAGGAGATCTTGAGGTGATCAACGCCTGGGTATTTAATGAAGGCTCGTCGCTTCCAGCGAATTTGTCTGAGGAGATGATCCAGATCATTAGAAATGATGTAAAAAAAAGAATATAGACTATTGGTAGGTACACGCCTCTATTACAATAAACATCCCATCTCTAAGCAGATGGGATGTTAATGGTTAAACTTTCTTTTTCCAAAGCTTCATTGGATTGTCTTGATCCACATTTAATGGCATTTGCACCATTTTAAGTCCCCGTTCATCTCTTGAGTTTTTCAAATCCTCATAAATCATTTTAGACTTGCCTAAACCTGCATTAAAAGCGTCGTCAACTGATTGGCAATAGTACACCTTGTCGATGCCTGCGAAATACATGGCAGTTAAACACATCGGGCAAGGTTCCCCGCTTGCATACATCGTAAAGCCGGCTAAATCATTCGTTTGAAACTGCTCCTGTGCCCGCCGGATAGCAAGCATTTCCGCATGCCCGCTGACATCATGCTTTTTATGCAATTCATTCACGCCTTCAGCAACGATGTCCTGATCTTTCACCAGAACTGCACCGAAGGGCTGGCCTCCGTCTTTTACATTGTTAATAGCCAGTTCAATAGCCCGTTTCATGAAGTGATCCATTTTTAATCATCCTTTTTAATTATTTGATACTAATTAAATTAATATCATTTTTTTGTTTGTTCTCCAAATAATCTGCTGAATTTACAAACAGTTAATAGTAAAATTTTCAAATTCACGCCTCTGGATCTGCTGTAAAAGGATGGATATTAATTCACGCAATCTATATAATTAATTATATATTTTGATTTTAAAAAAAAAGCTGTTTTCGCAAGGTTTGTTGCTATTTGTATACTATTTGCTGAGTTGATTGCAGCGGAAGGTGCGAGACTCCTGCGGGAGTAGCGGGACAGGTGAGACCCCGCAGACGCGGAGCGTTGAGGAGGCTCACCGCCCGCCCCGCGGAAAGCGAGCAGCCTGGAGCGGAAATCAACGGACACATTGATAGGCGAAAAACAACAATTTATACGAAAAGAGCCTAAAAAAATATAAGGAGGATCCATTATGACAGAGTTAGATTCCAAAAGTCCTATTCCGCTTCACATACAGCTAAAGAATAAGCTGCAGGAGCTCATAGACAATCGTACTTTCAATGAGAAAATTCCAAGTGAAAGAGAGTTGATGGATACATATAAAGTGAGCAGAAGCACAGTGAGAGAGGCAGTTTCCCATTTAGTAAACGAAGGTGTGCTAAAGAAAGTCCATGGAAAAGGCACTTTTATTTCAAAGAAACCGATTGAGGAGTGGCTTGGGAATATTACAAGTACAACAGAAGTGATTAAAAAAATGGGGATGAAGCCGGATGCAAAATTATTGGACAATGGCATCATTGTTCCAGCAAAAGAAATTGTGGAAGCCAGCGGACTTACAGAGGCATACTTTATAAAGCGGATTCGCTATGCAAACGATAAGCCATTGGCCCTTGAAAGTCAGTATTATCCTATTGAAATTGGTGAAAATCTCGCCCAATATGATATTGAAAAGGGGACATTGTATGATCTGCTTGAACAAAGTTTAGACTTAAAGTTTGCAGAAGCTGAACAGATGATTACAAGTACTTATTTATCCAAAGAAGAAGCAGACCTGCTTGGTGTTCCATGTTCCTTAAGTGTGCTTCACATAGAACGGCTATTAACAGACATAAATGGAAACTTAATAGAATACTACTCTGCTTATTTTCGTTCGGATATGTACTCATTTAGAATAAAACTATCAAAGAATTATAGTTAAATTCAGTGTTATTCAATTCTACAATAATACCTATTAATAATTCCGATAATATAAAATTTTTAGAAAATATTGAAAAGTAATTATGGGTGTGTTTTAATTACAACTGAGGCTAGTCATACAACAACTGGTACGGACGACATGACGTCATGACGAGAAGATTAATATTTCTATTTTGCAGGATGGAGTGATGACATGATTATTGGTGTGCCAAAAGAAGTAAAGAATAATGAAAACCGGGTTTCCGTTGTACCGGCAAGTGTTTCTGCATTTGTTAATGCCGGCCATACGGTCTGGATTGAGAAGGGGGCAGGTGCAGGAAGCGGCATCTCTGACCAGGAATATGAAAGGGCTGGTGCAACGGTTGTTTCAAGTGCAAAAGAGGCATGGTCTGCGGATATGGTCATGAAGGTTAAAGAGCCGCAGCCAGATGAATATCAATATTTTCGAAAAGGATTAATTCTCTTTACTTACTTGCATCTGGCAGCCGAACCAGAATTGACAAAGGCTTTGGTCGATAAAAAAGTTACCTCGGTTGCATATGAAACCATTCAGCTGGATAACAAATCATTGCCGCTCCTAACTCCTATGAGCGAAGTTGCCGGAAGGATGTCTGTCCAGCTTGGAGCTCAATTTCTTGAAAAGATTCATGGTGGAAAAGGAGTCCTCTTAGGCGGAGTTCCTGGTGTGAAGCCTGGAAAAGTGGTGATTATTGGCGGTGGAGTTGTTGGGACAAATGCCGCAAAAATGGCAGTTGGCCTCGGTGCAGATGTTAGCATCATCGATATAAGCGCTGAAAGACTCCGTCAGCTGGACGATCTTTTTTCAGGCAGGGTGAGAACGGTCATGTCAAATCCTTTCAATATCGCCCAGGAAGTAAAAAGTGCCGATTTAGTGATAGGGGCTGTTCTCATCCCCGGTGCAAAAGCACCTCAGTTAGTAACCGAAGAAATGGTTATGCAAATGGAAAAGAAGTCGGTCATTATTGATGTTGCCATTGATCAGGGCGGTTCAATCGAAACCATCGATCATATTACCTCACATGATACTCCAACATATGTAAAGCATGGTGTTTTGCATTATGCTGTTCCAAACATCCCGGGCGCTGTAGCAAGAACTTCCACCTATGCCCTCGCCAATACTACAGCACCATATGCTATAATGCTCGCTAATACTGGGATCGAAAATTCTATTTTAAAGTATCCTTTTCTTGAAAAAGGGGTCAATACCATGAATGGAAAGGTCACTCATCAGAGAGTTGCAGAGGCGCAAAACTACCCTTATACACCCACCCATGAATTAACACATAAAATTCCAGCCGCAACATGATTCCCATAAGATGCAAACCTGAATGTTTATTAAATTGAGGAGGCAAGCATTATGTCTACAGTAGAACTGAATGATAACAAAAAGTTAACTGATCAGGATCAGGAACACTTATGGCATGCGATGAGCCGGCATACAGAAGGAAGCAGTCCGATGATTGCCAAATCAGGTGAAGGCTCCTGGTTTACTGATATGGATGGCAATCGATATTTGGATGGTGTATCCGGTCTTTGGTGCCTGAACCTGGGACACGGGCGGAAAGAAATTGCAGACGCCGCTGCAGAGCAAATGATGCAGCTGTCGTATTTCCCTCTGACATTAAGCCATGCACCAGCCATTAAGTTATCTGCAAAAATTAGTGAATTGCTGGGGGATTCCTATAAAACCTTTTTCTCAAATAGCGGTTCCGAAGCGAATGAAACCGCATTCAAAATAGCGAGGCAATACCATAATCAGAATGGCAATCCGGGTAAATATAAATTTATTTCACGCTACCGTGCCTATCATGGTTCAACTTTAGGTGCTTTAAGTGCTACTGCACAGGCCAATAGGAGAGTGAAATACGATCCTGGCATGCCGGGATTCCTGCATGTTCCTCCTCCTTACAGCTATCGCTGTCCATTTGGCGAGGATGTGAAGGATTGCGATAAAGTCGCAGCTGACATGATAGACCAGGTCATCCAATGGGAAGGTGCCGAAACGGTTGCTGCAGTCATAATGGAGCCTTTCATTTCAGGCGGGGGAGTTATTATCCCTTCTTCTGAATATCTGCAGAGGGTGGCACAAATCTGCAAAAAACATGATGTCCTCCTGATAATGGATGAGGTTGTATCCGGATTCGGGCGAACGGGCAAAATGTTTGGATTTATGCATTCGGAGGGTGTTCAGCCTGATATCGTAACGATGGCAAAAGGGTTGACCAGCGGCTATCTGCCGCTTGGAGCTACTGCAGTTCATTCCAGAATTTATGAGAAATTTAAGGAGCAAGGCACAGATAACCATTTCCGCCACGTCTCAACATATGGGGGACATCCGGCAAGCTGTGCAGTAGCATTGAAAAATATCGAAATTATCGAAAGGGAGAATATTGTCAGCAGGGTAGAGGTGCTGGGTGAAAGCATTTTAGGCAGCTTAAAAGATTTGCAGTCTCATAAGAATGTAGGCGAAGTCAGAAGCGCCGGTTTCTTATATGGCATTGAAATGGTTGAAGACAAGGAAACGAAACAGCCCGCTTCTGATCAATTACTGGCAAAGGTCATTGCACTATGTAAAGAAAAAGGCCTGATCATTGGCAGAAATGGGGATACAGTGCCTGGTTTCAATAATGTCCTTATTATTGCACCACCGCTTTCTTCTACAGAAGATGACTTAAAATTTGTTGTTGAGACGGTCAAAAGTGCATTTAAAGAAATTTAGAAGAAAGCAGAATCTGGATAAGAGCTCTTTTGACAGGTCTCCTATCCTTTTAAATAAATGAAACTTCATAAACCGGAAAGGAAGTGCCCGTAATGGCAAAAGCAGAAAAAGAATTAGCAGCTATCAAAACAAAAAAGGTGAAAATGACACCAAGTGAGGCTATTGTAGAAACATTAGTTAAGGAAGGTGTCACACATATTTCCGGGATTTTGGGATCAGCTTTCATGGATCTATTAGACTTGCTTCCAACTGCCGGGATCCGCTTCATCGGCGTGCGGCATGAGCAAAGCGCTGCCCATATGGAAGATGCCTATACTCGAGTAAGCGGAGTTGCCGGGGTGGTGATTGGCCAGAATGGACCAGGAATCACCAATATGGTAACGTCGGTTGCGGCTGCGAATCAGGCTCACACTCCTATGGTCGTCATTTCTCCTTCAGCAGGAACACCTACTGTCGGATGGGACGGTTTCCAGGAGTGCGATCAGGTTTCAGTTTTTAAAGCAATTACAAAGGAAACCGTTCGGGTCACACATCCGGGGCGTGTGGCGGATTGCCTGAGGACTGCCTTTAGAATCGCTTACGCAGAGAGAGGTCCAGTGCTATTTGATATTCCGCGGGATTATTTTTATGGGGAAGTGGAAGATGTAATCCTTGAACCTCATCAGTATCGTGTGGATAATAGGGGCTGCGGATCATTAGAGCAGATTGATCAGGCTGTGGAATTGCTTGCTTCAGCCAAGAACCCTGTCATCATTTCCGGCAGGGGGGTAGTAGATTCAGATGGAATAGAGGCAGTGAAGGAAATTGCCGATCATTTAACGATTCCTGTAGCTGTTTCATATATGCACAATGATGCCTTCCCGGCAAATGAACCTTTAGCAGTTGGACCTATTGGGTATATGGGGTCAAAAGCAGCTATGAATACACTAAAGGATGCAGATGTGGTGCTCGCTATCGGGACTAGATTATCTGTCTTTGGAACATTGCCATGCTATGACATCGATTACTTTCCGAAAAACGCAAAGATTATCCAAATCGATATCAATCCCCGCAATATCGCCAGGACCCATCCAGTAGAGATCGGGATCATTGGAGATGCAAAAGCAGCTTCAGTTGAAATCGCAAAAAGGTTAAAAGAAAAAGTGCCAAATAAGCAAATCAATTCTGAGAGAATGGCAAAAGTCACAAATGAAAAAGAACAATGGGAAAAAGAACTTGTCGATCTGGCCATGGTGGAAGGAAGTCCAATTAATCCGCGAAGGGCGCTCCTGGAGCTTACGAAGGTCCTGCCGGAAAACGCAATTGTTACTACAGATATCGGGAATGTATCTTCTACCGCAAATGCCTATTTAAAATTCAATTCCGGCCGCAAGCATGTTGCAGCCTTAACATTTGGGAATACAGGCTTTGCCTATCCGTCAGCATTAGGTGCAAAGCTTGCAAATCCGAATAGCCCTGTAGTAGCCATCGTAGGGGATGGCGCATGGGGAATGAGCCTGCATGAAGTAAGTACGGCTGTGGAGGAGAACATTCCAGTAGTTGCATGTGTTTTTAATAACAATGCCTGGTGTGCGGAAAAGAAAAACCAAGTAGATTTTTATAATAATCGCTTTGTAGGAGCGGATATCCAGAATCCTGATTTTGCAGAAGTGGCAAGGTCCATGGGGGCACAGGGAATGAGTGTAGACAAACCTGAGGACGTAGGGCCAGCTATTCTCCAGGCAATAGAATCCAATAAACCGACAGTCATTGATATCCAGGTGGATGGCACACAATTGGCACCTCCATTCCGCAAAGATGCGTTAAAGATGCCGACTCGTCTCCTGCCGAAATATGCTCACCTTGATCATAAAAACTGGTAGGTAAAGTGGAAGGAGCTTAATAGATTTCGATTAAGCTCCTTTTAAAAGAAAGCTGCGAGTCTGAATTATATTGTACTGTGCTGATGTTAGAAAGTTGCTATGACGCGAACTGACCGATATATTGGAAAAGCGGCCGATAAAAATGAAAACTGGCCGATAAATTCAAAATCTGACCGATAATCATGGGAAAGTGACCGATAAAGTGGAATCAAATAGAAGAGGTGCAACATATTACTGCCTACAATTTACAGAATATTAAGAAAATAAAAAGGAGGCAGTCGATGAGCTGGTATTTTGGATACATTCTAGCGTATTTTATTTTCATGTTCGCTATTGGAATCTATTATTTTACAAAAATTAAAACCTCAGACAGTTATTTAATTGCAGGCTGGAATATGGGTTTTTGGAATATTGTCGGAACGATTATCAGCACGAACTGCGGGGCTGCGGTTTTTATTGGCTGGATTGGAATGGGATTCACAATGGGCGTATCGGGATTTTTTAAATTTGCTTTACCAGCCATGCTTGTCAGTATGCTCTTGATCTTCTTCTTTAGCCGTCCATTAAGGAGACAGAGATTGTATACACTTGCTGACCTTTTTAGTGAAAGATTTGGAGCAAAAACCGGTATCATTCCATCCGTGTTATCTGCTTTCATATACTCAGTTCCCACTACTGCCCTGCAGATTGTAGGGATGAGTACCGTATTCAGCATTGCTTTTAATATGAATGTGAAAACTGGAATTGTGCTGTCTTTTATTTTGATTCTCGGCTTTACGATTTTGGGTGGCTTAGTAGCGACAATTGTAACGGATGCCATTCAAAGCGTAATTCTGATTGTAGGGATTGTTATGCTTGCATATGCTGCCTTGCAATTTGGCGGAGGGATGGAACACATTCTCAGTAACACGCCGAGAGATTTTTTAACTCCGCTGGGTGCGAATGGACTCGGGGATGTCCTGCTATTTGCCCTTTCTGTAGCTCCGTTCTACTTAGTTTGGCAATCCACATGGCAGCGGATCTTTGCTTCCAAGACAGAGGATATTGCCATTAAAGCTGGCTTAACAGGTTATGCCATTACCCTATGTATTTCAGTGCTTCCATATAGTATAGGAATTATGGCAAGGCAATTTGTGCCAGCCGATATTCACCCAGATTTAATTTTCTCCTATGTAACCGTGGAAATGCTTCCTCCGTATATTGGAGGCATTATTCTGATCGGACTCCTATCAGCACTTATGACAGGTGCAGACTCCTTCATTTTACAAGGAAGCTCTAATATTACTCAGGATTTGTATCACCGGCTATTAAACCCCAATGCCACTGAAAAGCAAATGATGTTTGTTTCCCGCTTGAGTGTAGTGATTATATCAGTATTATCTCTGGTAGTCGCCTTTGCTTTAACAGATATAGTCAGCATGTATCAATGGGCACTCAGGCTATCAGCAACAACTCTTGTGTTTCCGTTTCTGGCCATTATGTTTTGGAGGAGGACAACCAACACCGCTGTCATTACCAGCATGCTTCTGGCTTGTTTCACTACCATACTTTGGCCTCTTCTCAAAACAGGAATAGATCAGACAATTCCCGGCTTTATCATATCTTTTAGTTCGCTTGTCTTGATTAGTCTCTGGACCAAACATTCATCAGCAGAAAATGTAAAGGCTGTTTACTGGGAAGACCTTCCTTCAGCAAATAGAAAGATAGACGATATCGATTCAGCAGAAAACAAAGCTGTCTAATAAGGAGGGATAAGGGTGAGTATCCTTATCATAAAAAATGCAAATATCATCACGCTTGATAAACATAATACTAAGGCAAAATCATTGCTTGTCAGAAATGGCATCATCGAAAAAATTTGGGATAAAACAGAACCGGACCTTTCGGAAATTCCAAATAGTCCTGACATCGAGATCAAGGATTTAAAAGGAGCTGCTTTGCTTCCGGGTTTTAT is a genomic window containing:
- the ald gene encoding alanine dehydrogenase, producing MIIGVPKEVKNNENRVSVVPASVSAFVNAGHTVWIEKGAGAGSGISDQEYERAGATVVSSAKEAWSADMVMKVKEPQPDEYQYFRKGLILFTYLHLAAEPELTKALVDKKVTSVAYETIQLDNKSLPLLTPMSEVAGRMSVQLGAQFLEKIHGGKGVLLGGVPGVKPGKVVIIGGGVVGTNAAKMAVGLGADVSIIDISAERLRQLDDLFSGRVRTVMSNPFNIAQEVKSADLVIGAVLIPGAKAPQLVTEEMVMQMEKKSVIIDVAIDQGGSIETIDHITSHDTPTYVKHGVLHYAVPNIPGAVARTSTYALANTTAPYAIMLANTGIENSILKYPFLEKGVNTMNGKVTHQRVAEAQNYPYTPTHELTHKIPAAT
- a CDS encoding YitT family protein, producing MYRKSVQYYLSQRRKGNFSTFKNGLIIIFGATLVAVSLQLFLVKNYVIDGGIVGLSIILSHVFHVDVGALILVLNLPFLVAGFFFLGGRFLVLSLFASSVLAGETYILAPFEEVTNHPLLIIILGGLLLGMGVGLIIRFGACLDGTEVLAILFSERLPLTIGQCILLMNTIIFGSSVFLFGITEAAYSLATFFVAYKTIDTIIMKS
- a CDS encoding aspartate aminotransferase family protein, which encodes MSTVELNDNKKLTDQDQEHLWHAMSRHTEGSSPMIAKSGEGSWFTDMDGNRYLDGVSGLWCLNLGHGRKEIADAAAEQMMQLSYFPLTLSHAPAIKLSAKISELLGDSYKTFFSNSGSEANETAFKIARQYHNQNGNPGKYKFISRYRAYHGSTLGALSATAQANRRVKYDPGMPGFLHVPPPYSYRCPFGEDVKDCDKVAADMIDQVIQWEGAETVAAVIMEPFISGGGVIIPSSEYLQRVAQICKKHDVLLIMDEVVSGFGRTGKMFGFMHSEGVQPDIVTMAKGLTSGYLPLGATAVHSRIYEKFKEQGTDNHFRHVSTYGGHPASCAVALKNIEIIERENIVSRVEVLGESILGSLKDLQSHKNVGEVRSAGFLYGIEMVEDKETKQPASDQLLAKVIALCKEKGLIIGRNGDTVPGFNNVLIIAPPLSSTEDDLKFVVETVKSAFKEI
- a CDS encoding GntR family transcriptional regulator, with product MTELDSKSPIPLHIQLKNKLQELIDNRTFNEKIPSERELMDTYKVSRSTVREAVSHLVNEGVLKKVHGKGTFISKKPIEEWLGNITSTTEVIKKMGMKPDAKLLDNGIIVPAKEIVEASGLTEAYFIKRIRYANDKPLALESQYYPIEIGENLAQYDIEKGTLYDLLEQSLDLKFAEAEQMITSTYLSKEEADLLGVPCSLSVLHIERLLTDINGNLIEYYSAYFRSDMYSFRIKLSKNYS
- the xsc gene encoding sulfoacetaldehyde acetyltransferase: MAKAEKELAAIKTKKVKMTPSEAIVETLVKEGVTHISGILGSAFMDLLDLLPTAGIRFIGVRHEQSAAHMEDAYTRVSGVAGVVIGQNGPGITNMVTSVAAANQAHTPMVVISPSAGTPTVGWDGFQECDQVSVFKAITKETVRVTHPGRVADCLRTAFRIAYAERGPVLFDIPRDYFYGEVEDVILEPHQYRVDNRGCGSLEQIDQAVELLASAKNPVIISGRGVVDSDGIEAVKEIADHLTIPVAVSYMHNDAFPANEPLAVGPIGYMGSKAAMNTLKDADVVLAIGTRLSVFGTLPCYDIDYFPKNAKIIQIDINPRNIARTHPVEIGIIGDAKAASVEIAKRLKEKVPNKQINSERMAKVTNEKEQWEKELVDLAMVEGSPINPRRALLELTKVLPENAIVTTDIGNVSSTANAYLKFNSGRKHVAALTFGNTGFAYPSALGAKLANPNSPVVAIVGDGAWGMSLHEVSTAVEENIPVVACVFNNNAWCAEKKNQVDFYNNRFVGADIQNPDFAEVARSMGAQGMSVDKPEDVGPAILQAIESNKPTVIDIQVDGTQLAPPFRKDALKMPTRLLPKYAHLDHKNW
- a CDS encoding SDR family oxidoreductase, translated to MKLQDKVAIVTGAASGMGKAIAELYAKEGASVIAADLNLEGAEAAAKEITANGGKAKAVQVNVSKQEDIERMIDQAVHEFGTLDILVNNAGIMDGFEPVGDIQDERWDLIFDINTKGVMRAMRKAIPLFLAKGKGVIINTASTGGLNGAHAGAAYGASKHAVIGLTKNTAYMYANSGIRCNAIAPGGVETNIASSMKNLNEFGFGRTKAVQGVMPRVGKPEEIAQVALFLASDDSSFVNGSVIVADGGWTAAF
- a CDS encoding 2OG-Fe(II) oxygenase yields the protein MEMDASYKEQTIFDHVGNKIITEDREIHIIARFAEPLIVILGNVLSHEECDQLIQQSKDRMQRSKVANSLEADELRTSSSTFFHEGENETVARIEKRVSQIMNIPVEHGEGLQILNYKIGQEYKAHFDFFSSTSRAASNPRISTLVMYLNDVEQGGETYFPKLNISVSPQKGMAVYFEYFYNDQNLNDLTLHGGAPVVIGDKWAATQWMRRKKL
- a CDS encoding nucleoside deaminase gives rise to the protein MDHFMKRAIELAINNVKDGGQPFGAVLVKDQDIVAEGVNELHKKHDVSGHAEMLAIRRAQEQFQTNDLAGFTMYASGEPCPMCLTAMYFAGIDKVYYCQSVDDAFNAGLGKSKMIYEDLKNSRDERGLKMVQMPLNVDQDNPMKLWKKKV
- a CDS encoding sodium:solute symporter family protein, which produces MSWYFGYILAYFIFMFAIGIYYFTKIKTSDSYLIAGWNMGFWNIVGTIISTNCGAAVFIGWIGMGFTMGVSGFFKFALPAMLVSMLLIFFFSRPLRRQRLYTLADLFSERFGAKTGIIPSVLSAFIYSVPTTALQIVGMSTVFSIAFNMNVKTGIVLSFILILGFTILGGLVATIVTDAIQSVILIVGIVMLAYAALQFGGGMEHILSNTPRDFLTPLGANGLGDVLLFALSVAPFYLVWQSTWQRIFASKTEDIAIKAGLTGYAITLCISVLPYSIGIMARQFVPADIHPDLIFSYVTVEMLPPYIGGIILIGLLSALMTGADSFILQGSSNITQDLYHRLLNPNATEKQMMFVSRLSVVIISVLSLVVAFALTDIVSMYQWALRLSATTLVFPFLAIMFWRRTTNTAVITSMLLACFTTILWPLLKTGIDQTIPGFIISFSSLVLISLWTKHSSAENVKAVYWEDLPSANRKIDDIDSAENKAV